The stretch of DNA CCACCGAAGCATAGCGATATGGACTGCAGGGCTCGCAACTGTTCGCGAAAGCACCGTTGCATGACAGACCACTAACTCGGTGTCCGCATCGGCCTCCGCAAGACGTACCACAGGAACCGCAAGTTCCGGTCGCCATGCTGATTGTCCCGCACGAGCCACCACATGAACTGGTGCCACAGCTTGAACAGTGACCTGACGCGTGCTGGAGCAAACCAACTTGCTTGATGGCACTTTGTTCTTTTTGGTCAGCACTGGTGCGATACGAGGCCGTATCGACGACTCGATAGTCCTCACCACCATGCGTGAACAATCCGTTTCGCACTGCGTTGCCGCCTTGCGACCCAGAGCTGGACTGAGCCATCGCCTCAGAAGACGAAGCCAAGCCCATGAAAGCGGCACCACAAATCATCAAGAGTCGAGTGACTCGCGAAGCATTCTGGTGAACACTTTGACTGCAGGGGTGGAAAGAATGGATCTTCATGATCGAACCTCGTTAACTATCGGTGCGATGGATTCGCGACGTGATAAATCAAATTTGAAGGGTAAGGTTATTCGGGCGTAACCCGATTCAAGTGGATATTGCGACGAACGGTAGCTCAGCGCACTTTCAATTGGTCATCGACGGGAGCGAGACAGGCCTTACGCACCATGCGAAGGATTTTTTTCGCGGTCGCTTCGCTTCCGCAACGTCCGATCACAATCAACTCTTGTTGTCCCTGCCGCACCAACACATCTGCATCGGGAAATGCATTGGCAATGGATTGGTTCAACATTTCGATTTGGTTACCGGCTTGGACACCGCCAGTTTCGACTTCGTCTTTGACATGAATGTCAAACGTCTTGACGCGAGGTGTGCTGCGTCCTTCGATCGGCTCGGCCCATACAACCAGCCTGGTCACGCCGTTCCCCGTTCCGATCAGCCTTAACTGATTCGGCCCGGCTGCAAACGCTTGACAGACGTTCTTGTCAGCAACTTCCACGCTGCGAAGTTGTGCGCCGAGCGTGAGTGATCGCACTTCGGCACGGTTGAGATACAGCGGAATGACAGTTGTGTTTTCCACAAGCTTTTCAGCATGTGTCTTACTTAGCTCCACCCCGGTGTCTTCCGCACTTCGCACCTGAAACTCGGGTGATGCGACGACGTCTTCAATCGCGATTGTCATGGGTTGAACTGCGACCGGTGGTCGGTATCGTCGAGACTGCAAACTCTTTTCGCTTGAACGAGTGAGTTTGGCGATCGACGCTTCGTCGTGAGATTTCACATACTGATTCCGGCGTGGTGCAGCGTCATCGCCAATCGGGCGTGCATCTTCAATGGAATCTAGGCTCAAAGGTTCGACACCGGCCGATCCAGCAAGATCGTTCGATGGTCGAGCCGTTGATTCTGTTTTGACGACCAAATCCGCAACGTCGTCGTCCGCGAAATCTTCGCTTAACGATTCAGTTTCGTCTAAGTTCTCCACTCCGCCATCGGAAAATGAGAACATGACCGGCTCGTCGTCCACGTCGGTTGCCTGAACCAACTCCGAGTCATCCTGAACCACTTCATCCATCATTTCGACAGGCGTGTATTCAGGAGCCTGGGGAATCACCATGGGCTCGGGATGACTTGGACGAGCTTGCGGTACCGCCTCTGCAACAATCTGCCGTTCATCGCTCGCGATTTCATCTGCGTTGAGAAACGTACGTTTCATCGGCAGAAGAATGATCGAGCTAGCTTGTGGCGAATTGATCTGGCGATCCTGGCTCTCGAAAGTGCGAGACCCCTGCTCGCTCGCTTCGACTTCGCCGGTGACTTGAGTCACCGTTGAATCGAGGACTGGCTGCGACGCCAACGCATTCGATTCGACTGCCATCGGATTGGTTTGAACCGGGGTCGGCTCAGGAGTCTCGATCGTCATTGCGGGTGCGTTGACGCGTCGAGGCTCTCCGTCCGTGGGTGTTTGCAAACCAATCGCAACACCGATCGGTTTAAGCCGAATGGTTGACGATGATTCGCTTCCCGAAGCCAATTGGATGTCTCGGCGAACCGCCGGTTCATCTGGCAAGCAGAATGGATTGACCTGCAAACTGTTGCCCGTTGAGCTTGGCTGCGATGCAGCACTTAACGGCAATGGCAATCGAGCGCCAGCTTGCGTGGGATCACTCGCTTGGACCGAACCAACCGTGAAAGCGGTTCCGGCCGCCATCGCGATCGCGGCAGCGATCACCTGGCGTTTTCGGTGAGTGTGAACTTTGTTTTTTACGTATGGGTCACGCATGCCGCATCCTTGCGTCCGAGCGATCTAGGTCGATGCGCCCCCCTCGGCACACCGGAAAACACGCCGAGCGAATTCACGCCCGAAATGTCCGTCCGTAGAAGTATCGACGACCGATTGTTGCGACATTAACGATTCTGCTGTTTCCAACACGTCTAGCGATCTTTTGTCTTGCTCCGGTTGTCGCAAATGCTCGGATAACCCGGCCTTCTCGCTATCGAAACTGAACAAATGGCACTACTTCGCGGTCAATCGTGCCTGTTTCGCCGTGAAAGCGAGCACCGCTGCAGCGACCGAAACATTCAGGCTGTCGACTTGGCCAGCCATAGGAATATGAATTCCTTCCGTCAATTTCCCGCCCACCTTTGACCATCGATCCTGCAGCCCGTCCGCTTCGTTACCTACCACGATCGCGATGCAACCCGAGTAGTCCTTTGTCCAACACGACTCGGACGATTCGACGCGAGCGGCCATGATGCGGGCATTGATGGATTGCAAATATCCGGCGACCTCTTCGAAAGTTCCTTCGGCCCATGGAACATGAAACACGCCGCCGCTGCTGCTGCGGATCGCATTGGGATGAAAGGAGTCACCACCATCACAGATCAAAACGGCGTCCACACCTGCGGCATCGGCGGTGCGAAAGATTGCGCCAATGTTCCCAGGCTTTTCGATCCGGTCGAGGACTAAGATGACAGGATCGGGC from Rubripirellula amarantea encodes:
- a CDS encoding TrmH family RNA methyltransferase; the protein is MSESERVVLRSPSNPQVKHLVRMRNNRARRKAGCVIVDGWRETCQAISAKMVLKGLYFCPGELKQDDVAGQDDVVGQDEWHDHHWRDRVLSDSAASKKSVWVSSAILDKIGYGESSRGVVAEFERPATSFDTFGSKLAALGSPDPVILVLDRIEKPGNIGAIFRTADAAGVDAVLICDGGDSFHPNAIRSSSGGVFHVPWAEGTFEEVAGYLQSINARIMAARVESSESCWTKDYSGCIAIVVGNEADGLQDRWSKVGGKLTEGIHIPMAGQVDSLNVSVAAAVLAFTAKQARLTAK
- a CDS encoding pilus assembly protein N-terminal domain-containing protein, with translation MRDPYVKNKVHTHRKRQVIAAAIAMAAGTAFTVGSVQASDPTQAGARLPLPLSAASQPSSTGNSLQVNPFCLPDEPAVRRDIQLASGSESSSTIRLKPIGVAIGLQTPTDGEPRRVNAPAMTIETPEPTPVQTNPMAVESNALASQPVLDSTVTQVTGEVEASEQGSRTFESQDRQINSPQASSIILLPMKRTFLNADEIASDERQIVAEAVPQARPSHPEPMVIPQAPEYTPVEMMDEVVQDDSELVQATDVDDEPVMFSFSDGGVENLDETESLSEDFADDDVADLVVKTESTARPSNDLAGSAGVEPLSLDSIEDARPIGDDAAPRRNQYVKSHDEASIAKLTRSSEKSLQSRRYRPPVAVQPMTIAIEDVVASPEFQVRSAEDTGVELSKTHAEKLVENTTVIPLYLNRAEVRSLTLGAQLRSVEVADKNVCQAFAAGPNQLRLIGTGNGVTRLVVWAEPIEGRSTPRVKTFDIHVKDEVETGGVQAGNQIEMLNQSIANAFPDADVLVRQGQQELIVIGRCGSEATAKKILRMVRKACLAPVDDQLKVR